One Phaseolus vulgaris cultivar G19833 chromosome 11, P. vulgaris v2.0, whole genome shotgun sequence genomic window carries:
- the LOC137833101 gene encoding fasciclin-like arabinogalactan protein 12 — MMKEQCVLSFSLALLLSFLYSTTTLAQLSPASAPLKPLQPTPTPPAEAPKQPLVPSLPQSPTDSTPDTAAVDIVGILRQAKSFNILIRLMKTTQLINQLNAQLLTTKSGGITLLAPDDSSFSELKPGFLNSLSDGQKLELLQFHVLSDYVSSSNFDTLTNPVRTLAGAKPGKVELNVISYGGSVNISTGEVNTTITGIVYTDKHLAIYKVGKVLLPMDFFAVAKAPTLAPEPSAKAPKADKEKSISPDPSDSSEISSTKENSGTMKIHMHGKWGSLVLGLVLVTALSS, encoded by the coding sequence ATGATGAAAGAGCAATGTGTCTTGTCCTTCTCACTAGCCCTGCTACTTTCATTTTTGTATTCCACCACCACTTTAGCCCAATTATCACCAGCTTCTGCCCCTCTTAAACCACTTCAACCTACACCTACCCCTCCAGCTGAGGCTCCTAAACAGCCATTGGTTCCCTCACTGCCACAGTCACCAACTGATTCCACCCCTGACACTGCAGCTGTTGACATTGTTGGAATCCTGAGGCAGGCCAAATCATTCAACATCCTAATCCGCCTCATGAAAACCACCCAATTGATCAACCAACTCAATGCACAGCTCCTCACTACTAAATCAGGTGGCATCACCCTTCTTGCCCCTGATGACAGTTCCTTCTCTGAACTCAAACCAGGCTTCCTCAACTCTCTTTCTGATGGCCAAAAGCTCGAGCTCTTACAGTTCCATGTTCTTTCAGACTATGTTTCTAGCTCCAACTTTGATACTCTAACCAACCCTGTGAGAACCCTTGCAGGGGCTAAACCTGGAAAAGTGGAACTGAATGTGATAAGTTATGGTGGGAGTGTGAACATCTCAACGGGTGAGGTTAACACCACCATCACAGGCATTGTATATACAGATAAGCATCTTGCTATTTACAAGGTGGGTAAGGTGCTTCTTCCTATGGACTTCTTTGCTGTTGCTAAGGCACCCACATTGGCTCCGGAACCATCAGCAAAGGCTCCTAAAGCGGATAAGGAGAAGTCAATTTCTCCAGATCCCTCAGATTCATCTGAGATTAGTTCCACTAAAGAGAACTCTGGAACTATGAAAATCCATATGCATGGAAAGTGGGGTTCCCTTGTTCTTGGACTAGTTCTTGTGACTGCATTGTCTTCGTAG